A section of the Gloeobacter violaceus PCC 7421 genome encodes:
- a CDS encoding single-stranded DNA-binding protein, whose product MNAIALMGTLQSEPELRFTQDGLARLSTLLGFSAGRPEEPDFQIRMVAFGNLAEEVARTLHHGDGVLVEGRLQAETRGRPDGTKEKVTELIARKVYPATVGESLAGATPAPAAAPAASAKNGAPAARPAPRPAAPARPTAPEPDLDDIPF is encoded by the coding sequence ATGAACGCCATTGCTTTGATGGGTACGCTTCAGTCCGAGCCGGAATTGCGCTTCACCCAGGACGGGCTTGCGCGCCTTTCGACCCTGCTCGGCTTCAGTGCCGGCCGCCCCGAGGAACCGGACTTTCAGATCCGGATGGTCGCCTTCGGCAACCTGGCCGAAGAAGTCGCCCGCACCCTCCATCACGGCGATGGTGTCCTGGTAGAAGGCCGCCTGCAGGCGGAGACCAGGGGTCGCCCCGACGGCACCAAAGAAAAAGTCACCGAATTGATTGCCCGCAAGGTCTACCCGGCCACCGTGGGCGAGAGCCTGGCCGGAGCGACCCCTGCTCCTGCCGCCGCCCCAGCCGCCTCCGCCAAAAACGGTGCTCCCGCCGCCCGCCCGGCGCCCCGTCCGGCGGCTCCCGCCCGGCCCACGGCTCCCGAGCCCGATCTCGACGATATTCCGTTCTAG
- a CDS encoding ABC transporter ATP-binding protein: MLDIHKLSKVFPSGAVGISGVSLSLDGGVLGLLGANGAGKTTLMQMLATITTPTAGQIRFQDVDILRQPDYLRRRLGYLPQDFGVYDNLTAFEFLNYFAALKGVSSRARVLEMLELVNLHTVAHRSAGTFSGGMKQRLGIAQALINNPDLLIVDEPTAGLDPEERVRFRNLLGDIGSGKLVILSTHIVSDIESIATMIAVIKKGRLLACAPPEALLATTGGRVWEAVLSSAQFDGIRSSLKLSAAVRKPDGIHARIVAQDCPLQNAVPVEANLEDAFLYLMNFAPTAFG, from the coding sequence ATGCTTGATATCCACAAGCTCAGCAAGGTCTTTCCATCCGGTGCCGTAGGCATCTCGGGAGTGTCGTTGTCGCTTGATGGGGGTGTTCTTGGCCTACTTGGCGCCAACGGTGCGGGCAAGACGACGTTGATGCAGATGCTGGCGACGATCACCACCCCCACAGCGGGCCAAATCCGTTTTCAAGATGTGGATATCCTTCGCCAACCCGATTATTTGCGCCGACGCCTCGGCTATTTGCCCCAGGACTTCGGCGTATACGACAACCTGACGGCGTTCGAATTTTTAAATTACTTTGCAGCCCTCAAAGGCGTCTCCAGCCGGGCGCGCGTCCTTGAGATGCTGGAACTGGTCAATTTACACACCGTAGCCCACCGGTCGGCCGGCACCTTCTCAGGTGGCATGAAGCAGCGCCTTGGGATTGCCCAGGCACTGATCAACAATCCAGACCTGCTCATCGTCGATGAACCGACGGCCGGGCTTGATCCGGAGGAGCGCGTCCGCTTCCGCAATCTGTTGGGGGATATCGGTTCCGGCAAACTGGTGATTCTCTCGACCCACATTGTCTCGGATATCGAATCGATCGCCACAATGATTGCCGTCATCAAAAAGGGACGACTGCTCGCCTGCGCTCCACCGGAAGCTTTGCTCGCCACCACTGGTGGCAGGGTCTGGGAAGCTGTACTGTCCTCGGCCCAGTTCGATGGGATCCGCTCCTCCCTCAAGCTTTCCGCTGCTGTGCGCAAACCCGATGGTATTCACGCGCGCATAGTCGCTCAAGATTGTCCCCTGCAAAACGCTGTCCCTGTCGAAGCGAATCTGGAGGACGCGTTTTTGTATCTGATGAATTTTGCACCTACGGCCTTCGGATGA
- a CDS encoding long-chain-fatty-acid--CoA ligase: MNLSRILDRQVQLHPDAPAFIGPEKSLTFGELARASAAVAGGLAQLGVVCGDRVAVMLPNVLPFPIAAYAIWRLGAQLVTVNPLLKPQEVRHLLTDSGARVLVSLGQLLPPIAELIAELNIQVVTVGGGELGTPFEHLFAAPPLLEPAAVAPEDVVAVLYTSGTTGRPKGAMLTSRNLGYDSEACAAALEIGPSDRLFMVLPLFHAYGMTIGLLVCTRNGASVYLEPRFVPAQALAHLKQFECTAFIGVPALFAALLTTEGTALTNLRFCISGGAPLPLPVLEAFEAKFQTVILEGDGPTECSPVTAVNPLRGVRKAGSIGIPLPGQQMTIRDPQSGEFLSDGEVGEILVRGPNTFKGYLNLPEETAQVFVDDWLRTGDLGYRDGDGYFYIVDRLKDLIIVAGLNVYAREVEEVLQSHPRVRMAAVVGEFDELRGEVVHAFVEPISEQEPPEAQEIIRYCREKLADYKCPRRVTVMAELPRSTTGKILKRVLKEGFKGYSAQ, translated from the coding sequence ATGAATTTATCGCGCATTCTCGATCGCCAGGTCCAGCTTCACCCCGATGCACCCGCTTTTATCGGCCCCGAAAAGTCGCTCACCTTTGGGGAGTTGGCGCGCGCAAGTGCCGCCGTGGCGGGCGGTCTGGCTCAGTTGGGGGTGGTGTGCGGCGATCGTGTGGCGGTGATGCTGCCCAACGTGCTGCCTTTTCCAATCGCAGCCTACGCCATCTGGAGACTCGGCGCGCAACTGGTGACCGTCAATCCCCTGCTCAAACCCCAGGAGGTCCGCCATCTGCTCACCGACAGCGGCGCGCGGGTGCTCGTCTCCCTGGGTCAGTTGTTGCCGCCCATCGCCGAATTGATCGCGGAACTGAATATCCAGGTGGTCACGGTCGGAGGCGGCGAGTTGGGCACGCCGTTTGAGCATCTGTTTGCCGCGCCGCCGCTGCTGGAGCCGGCTGCGGTAGCCCCCGAGGATGTGGTGGCCGTTCTGTATACCAGCGGTACTACCGGCCGACCCAAAGGGGCGATGCTCACCAGCCGCAACCTTGGTTACGACTCGGAGGCCTGCGCTGCGGCGCTTGAAATTGGCCCCTCCGACCGGCTTTTTATGGTTCTGCCGCTGTTTCACGCCTACGGGATGACCATCGGTCTATTGGTCTGCACCCGCAACGGCGCGAGTGTGTATCTGGAGCCGCGCTTTGTACCCGCCCAGGCTCTGGCGCACCTCAAACAATTCGAGTGCACGGCCTTTATCGGCGTGCCCGCGCTGTTCGCGGCCCTGCTTACCACCGAGGGCACGGCACTCACCAACCTGCGCTTTTGCATCAGCGGCGGGGCGCCGCTGCCCCTGCCCGTCCTCGAAGCGTTTGAAGCGAAATTTCAGACCGTGATCCTCGAAGGAGACGGGCCGACCGAATGCTCCCCGGTCACCGCCGTCAATCCCCTGCGCGGGGTGCGCAAAGCCGGATCGATCGGCATTCCGCTGCCGGGGCAGCAGATGACCATCCGCGATCCCCAGAGCGGCGAATTTTTGAGCGACGGCGAGGTGGGCGAGATCCTGGTGCGCGGGCCGAACACGTTCAAGGGCTACCTCAACTTGCCCGAGGAGACTGCCCAAGTCTTTGTAGACGACTGGCTGCGCACCGGGGATCTGGGCTACCGCGACGGCGACGGCTACTTCTACATCGTCGATCGCCTCAAAGATCTGATCATCGTGGCCGGGCTGAATGTCTATGCCCGCGAGGTCGAAGAGGTGCTCCAGTCGCACCCGCGGGTGCGGATGGCCGCGGTGGTGGGCGAATTCGACGAGTTGCGCGGCGAGGTGGTGCACGCCTTTGTAGAACCCATTTCTGAGCAGGAGCCGCCCGAAGCCCAGGAAATCATCCGCTACTGCCGTGAGAAGCTCGCCGACTATAAATGTCCGCGCCGGGTCACCGTGATGGCAGAGTTGCCGCGCTCCACTACCGGCAAAATCCTTAAGCGCGTCCTCAAGGAAGGATTTAAAGGGTATTCTGCGCAGTAG
- a CDS encoding FHA domain-containing protein, with the protein MHITIECLTGSLAGKVLAFDQEEISLGRGEQKEKDIDFADIDIGVSRNHGLIAIRAGRVVFTDASRGGTLVRGQRVNNDSVELRSGDELQLGGPSGPRLRVRYRALTQIVEPGRMHTQMPDPPETLIDLPPAPLPPPRPVAAPLPPVAAAMPADATAIQPPSAPPLPQITAQPAPSPNGTAPLPLPPVSTPPPPSQQQTMLQMPPAPSPSAPTVPPPPRPAVVPAPSAQAPYVPPVPPMGGETFFQQTVDPDATVYHPQAPSAPPVPEETFFQSFAAPSAPSARPAPAAPNANSYIPPEQQTMLQTPAPVIDSNPTLLQEPAQFPWLLVTLFALGVLALLAVIWVFLLRQSVAFFIPVPLVLLLGLGWFFYQSRKAAG; encoded by the coding sequence ATGCATATCACCATCGAATGCCTGACGGGCTCCCTGGCGGGAAAAGTGCTTGCCTTCGATCAAGAAGAGATCAGCCTCGGGCGGGGCGAACAGAAAGAAAAGGACATCGATTTTGCCGACATCGACATCGGTGTCTCCCGCAACCACGGCCTGATTGCCATCCGCGCCGGGCGTGTCGTGTTCACCGATGCGAGCCGGGGCGGCACCCTGGTGCGTGGCCAACGCGTCAACAACGACTCGGTGGAGTTGCGCTCGGGCGACGAATTGCAACTCGGGGGACCGAGCGGCCCGCGTCTGCGGGTACGCTACCGGGCTCTCACCCAAATTGTCGAGCCGGGACGGATGCACACCCAGATGCCGGACCCGCCCGAGACGCTTATAGATTTGCCGCCGGCACCGCTGCCGCCGCCGCGCCCGGTCGCCGCGCCGCTGCCACCCGTTGCCGCGGCCATGCCCGCCGATGCGACGGCGATCCAGCCGCCGAGTGCCCCACCGCTTCCTCAGATTACGGCCCAGCCGGCACCGTCGCCCAATGGCACAGCGCCCCTGCCCTTGCCGCCGGTGAGCACCCCACCGCCGCCTTCCCAGCAGCAGACGATGCTCCAGATGCCGCCGGCCCCATCCCCGAGCGCCCCCACCGTACCGCCCCCTCCACGTCCGGCGGTGGTACCGGCGCCGAGCGCCCAGGCGCCCTACGTTCCACCGGTGCCGCCAATGGGCGGTGAGACATTCTTCCAGCAAACAGTCGATCCCGACGCAACGGTCTACCACCCCCAGGCACCGTCCGCTCCACCTGTCCCGGAGGAAACATTCTTTCAATCCTTCGCCGCACCGTCCGCTCCCTCAGCCAGACCGGCTCCTGCCGCCCCGAACGCCAATTCCTACATTCCGCCTGAACAGCAGACGATGCTGCAAACACCGGCACCGGTCATCGACAGCAATCCGACGCTGCTGCAAGAACCCGCGCAGTTCCCCTGGCTGTTGGTGACTTTATTCGCCCTGGGCGTGCTCGCCCTGCTGGCTGTGATCTGGGTGTTCTTGCTGCGCCAGTCGGTGGCCTTTTTTATCCCGGTGCCGCTGGTGCTGCTGCTGGGGCTGGGCTGGTTTTTCTACCAAAGTCGCAAAGCGGCCGGCTAG
- the rpsF gene encoding 30S ribosomal protein S6 — MSTKYETMYILRPDLTDEIIDQTITRYQTLLAEQGAAPVETQHRGKRRLAYELKKFKEGIYVQMNYDAPTTAVAELEKAFRLSEEVIRFLTVREED, encoded by the coding sequence GTGTCCACCAAGTACGAGACCATGTACATTCTTCGTCCCGACCTCACGGACGAGATCATCGATCAAACGATCACCCGCTACCAGACGCTGCTTGCCGAGCAGGGCGCCGCCCCCGTCGAGACGCAGCACCGGGGCAAGCGCCGCCTGGCCTACGAGCTGAAGAAATTCAAAGAAGGCATCTACGTCCAGATGAACTACGACGCCCCGACAACGGCGGTGGCCGAACTGGAGAAGGCCTTCCGGCTCAGCGAAGAGGTGATCCGGTTTTTAACTGTTCGCGAAGAGGATTAA